A DNA window from Choristoneura fumiferana chromosome 2, NRCan_CFum_1, whole genome shotgun sequence contains the following coding sequences:
- the LOC141445591 gene encoding uncharacterized protein produces the protein MMRSENHHLLDDKMDEAVTHYITHQPGESVHVDANSLALNIHEDEGGRVVTVMNSQGFTQQMCRQITVGEQVEGGPWGEEILDPESRLAAIVAHLTQNSRNPHQPPQHKITSVRGDVESSVMLDGQMRLFNAQTLVSICSLFTDG, from the exons ATGATGAGAAGTGAGAACCATCATCTCTTGGATGATAAAATGGATGAAGCAGTGACGCACTACATAACTCATCAGCCGGGCGAG TCTGTACATGTGGATGCAAATTCATTGGCTTTGAACATTCACGAAGATGAAGGAGGCAGAGTGGTGACGGTGATGAATTCCCAGGGCTTCACTCAGCAAATGTGCAG ACAAATAACAGTAGGAGAGCAAGTGGAGGGTGGGCCATGGGGAGAGGAGATCCTGGATCCGGAGAGCCGGCTGGCAGCCATTGTAGCCCATTTAACCCAGAACTCCAGGAATCCGCATCAACCACCACAGCATAAG ATCACATCTGTGAGGGGTGACGTAGAGTCATCAGTTATGCTTGATGGTCAGATGAGGCTATTCAATGCACAGACCCTGGTGAGTATTTGTAGTCTATTCACTGACGGTTGA